From the Porphyrobacter sp. CACIAM 03H1 genome, the window CGTGGTTCGAATAGCCGGAGGGCGAAGGCAGCGAAGGCGCGGCCTTGGGCGTTTCGGACTGCACGGGTTCTTCAGCCATCATCCCCCCGGATCGGCTGCCGCATCCCGGATGGGCGCGGCGAAAACTTGACAAGCTGCATCATCCGCCGCTTTGCAGCCGTAATACCGGGCTAAGTCCCGCGCGACAACCGATCCGAAGAAAGCAGACCCGCCATGAGCCCCGCAGACGTCGATGCCGCCATCCGCAATCTCGTCGAGCCCTTCAACAAGAAAGGCATAGCCATCGAGGATGCGACCACCTTTGCCGGCGATCTCGAGTTCGACAGCCTGACGGTGATGGATTTCGTCGCCGCGATCGAGGACGAATTCGACATCATCATCAGCATGAACCAGCAGGCCGAGATCGAAAACTGGGGCCAATTGGTGGCGGCAGTCCACAAGCTGCAGGATAGCTGATAATGGCAACTGCTATGAACGACACCCTTGCCCAGACTGAGCCGGTCGATCTGCTCGCCAAGTTCGATCCCATCATCCAGACTCGCGAGGCGCTGCTTGCCGCAGGGGTGGAGGATCCGTTCAACCTCGTCATGGAAAAGGTGCTCTCGCCCACGCAAGCGATATGCAACGGGCGCGACACGATCCTGCTCGGCACCTACAACTACATGGGGATGACCTTCGACGATGACGTCATCGCCGCGGGCAAGCAGGCGATGGAGGATTTCGGCGCCGGCACCACCGGCAGCCGCGTCCTCAACGGCACCTTCCGCGACCACCGCGATGTCGAGGCGGCGCTGCGCGAATTCTACGACATGGACCACGCGATGGTCTTCTCGACCGGCTATCAGGCCAACCTCGGGATCATCTCGACGCTGGCAGGCAAGGGCGACTACATCATCCTCGACATCGACAGTCACGCCTCGATCTACGATGGCTGCGCGATGGGCAAGGCCGAGGTCGTGCCGTTCAAGCACAACGACGTCGAGGCGCTGGAAAAGCGCCTGAAGCGCATCCCCGAAGGCGCGGGCAAGCTGGTTGTGCTGGAAGGCGTCTATTCGATGATGGGCGACGTCGCCCCGCTCAAGGAGATGGTCCGCATCGCCAAGGCCCACGGGGCAATGGTGCTGGTCGACGAGGCGCACTCGATGGGCTTCATCGGCGAGCACGGCCGCGGCGTCGCCGAGGAGCAGGGCGTGCTCGACCAGGTCGATTTCATCATCGGCACCTTCTCCAAGAGCGTCGGCACGGTCGGCGGCTTCTGCGTGTCGAACCACCCGAAGTTCGAGGTGCTGCGGCTGGTGTGCCGTCCCTACGTCTTCACCGCCGCCCTGCCGCCGAGCGTGATGGCGAGCTCGGCCACCTCGATCCGCAAGCTGATGCACGGCGGCAACAAGCGCGCGCATCTGTGGGAGAACAGCCGCACCCTTCACAAGGGCCTGCGCGATCTCGGCTTCAAGCTCGGCACCGACGAGCCCCAGAGCGCGATCATCGCCGTCATCATGCCGGATCTGGAACGCGGCGCGATGATGTGGGAGGCGCTCCTGAAGGAAGGCCTCTACGTCAATCTGGCCCGTCCCCCGGCGACCCCGGCGGGCATGACCCTGCTGCGCTGCTCGCTGTGCGCAGAGCATTCTGCCGAACAGGTCCAGACCATCCTCGGCATTTTCGAACGCGCCGGCAAGGCGATCGGGATTATCTGAGGTGCGGCGCGGGGCGGCGATCGCCCCGCCCTTTCGGTTCAGTGGATCGAAATGATCCCGTCGACGGCCCGCCATTCCTGCGGGCCGATCAGGTGCTTGTGCGCCACCCGCACCGAATGCAGCACCGCGTCGATCTCGCGCCGCCAGAAGCCGAGGAACCGGTCGAGCTCGGGAAATTGCGGTGCCACGTCGTATTGCTGCATCACGAACCGCTGCAGCAGGTTGCGGTGATCGGGCATCCAGTAGTGGATCTCGACCGTCGACAGGCCGTAGCCTACCATCTGGGCCAGGAACGCGCGATCTGTCATCACCTCTCCTTTCGTTGACATGACAGGAAGGGGGCCCTCGAAAAATCGCATATTCCTGTTTGCGGTCAATGGGGAACCGCAGACCACTTCTCCGGCAGGCGCGTGCCGCGACCCCCTTCCGCATTCTGCCAGATAACCGGATTGGTGATTTTTCTTGACATCGTGACGCTATCTGGTTATCAGAAGGCATCATCGGAAAATTGCGATTCGCCCAAGGGCGGCCCTCCGGACCGGAGCGCCGCCTTTTCCGTGTCTGCGGTCCAGGAGTATCCGCCATGGCCAAACCGCCCGGCAAGCGCATCGTCATCCGCCCGGGCCTGAAGGCCGGGGAAAGCGGGCACATCAACAACAACTGGCGCCGCCTGTTCCTCGATCACCTCGCCGAAAGCTCGAACGTCACCGCATCGGCGGAAAAGGCCGGGATCAGCGTGAGCCGCGCCTACAAGGTGCGGCGCGAGGAACCCGAATTCGCCCGCTAGTGGCTCGTTGCCCTCGCGGAAGGCTATCTGCACCTCGAAATGGACGTCGTGCGTCACCTGCGCGAAGGCGACGCACGCACCGCCGATGACGGCAAGTTCGACTTCGCCAACTCCATCCGCCTGCTGGCGGCCCACCGCAACACCGCCGCGCGCGGGGCCTGCGAGGTGCAGGATGTCAGCGCCGCCGAGGTGCGCGCCTCGATCGACCGCAAGATCGAGGACATCCGCAAGCGCATCGCCCGCCAGCGGGCCGCCGCGGAAGCCAGGGGCCTATGACCGGCCCCTTCAACGACATGATCTCCGACTTCTCGGAAGACGGGGACAAGCTGCGCCGCCAGGTCACCGAGGCGCTGGACCGGAACGAGCGCAACAGCTTCGCCTATCTGTGGGAATACACCGCGCCCGAGAACCAGCTCCCGCCCGAGGGTGACTGGCGCATCTGGATGATCATGGCCGGGCGCGGCTTCGGCAAGACCCGTTCGGGCGCCGAGTGGGTGCGGATGATCGCCGATGCCAATCCCGACGCCCGGATCGCGCTGGTCTCGTCCTCGCTGGCCGAGGCGCGCGCGGTGATGGTGGAAGGCGAGAGCGGGCTGCTGGCAATCTGCTGGCCGGGGCACAAGCCCCTGTTCGAACCCTCGCTGCACCGCGTCCGCTTCCGCAACGGGGCGCAGGCGCAGCTCTTCTCGGCGGCCGAGCCGGAAAGCCTGCGCAGCCCCCAGCACAGCCATGCCTGCCGGTCAGGCGCAGAAGGAGTTCTTCGTCAACCAGGCACTCGGCCTGCTGGATGCCCTCCACGCCCGAGCGGTCATCGCGTCCCGCCCGGCACCGCCGGCCGCTGCTGCAGAGGGCGAGCCTTTCGGGTGACCGCCACGGCCACGGGCGCCTGGGCGGGCCACGAAGACAGCATTGCCATCCTGATCGGCGGTGGCTGGCACTTCGTAGCACCGGCCGAGGGCATGCTCCTGTTCGATCGCGATGCCGTCCGGACGATCATGTTCCGGTCGCAATGGGAGGTCGCGACAGCCCCTGTCATGCCCTCGGCAGGGGCGGTCGTGGACACCGAGGCGCGGGCCGCGCTGGCGGGGCTGATTCAGGCCCTGATGGCAATCGGGATACTCGGACCGGCCGCATCCTGATCTTCGAAAAACGGCGGAAACACGCCCCTTTTCTGCAAGTATTTTCTAATGCGCCGCTTTAACGCGACATTCTTGCAACACCGGAGAGGCATTGATCGCTTGCCTCGCGTCGGGGGAAAAGATAGAGACGCCGGGTGCCTCAAGTCTAACGCAAAGGGGAAATTTGGAAATGCGCAAACTCATCATTGGGGCGGCGCTGGCGTCGACTGCGCTAGCTACGCCTGCCATGGCTCGTGAAGGCCAATGGTACATCGAGGGTAACGGCGGCGTCATGCTCGTCGAAGATCAGGACATCGACGTCAATGGCGCACCCGACGACGCTCGAGCAAATTATAACACGGGGTTCGATTTTGGCGCCATCGTAGGTCACGATTTCGGTGCGTTTCGCCTTGAAGCCGAAGCAAGTTACCGCGCAGCCAACGTGGACGACGTCGCTGCTGGACGGCAGGGACTTCAGATCGACCCGATCGGTAGCCCGGGCGGTCGTAATGGTCGTTTAACAAACCAAACCGCTCCGGCTCTTTGGGAGATTAACGCGCTCAGTTTCATGCTCAACGGCCTGTTCGACTTCGGTTCGGATGACGGCCTTCAGGCTTTCGCTGGCGGCGGTATCGGCGTTGCCCGAGTGGATATGAACGCTCAGTTCGACCAACGCGGTCCGGGCGCATACGATGACTCAGACACCGGCCTCGCTTGGCAGCTTCTTGCGGGCATTCGAGCTCCGCTAAGCAAATCGTGGGATATTGGCCTCAAGTATCGCTACTTCAACATGCCGGACATCGGCATTGTGGACACGATTGGACGTCCGCTCGAATCGAGCCTGACCAGCCACTCGGTCCTCGGCACCATCACCTACAACTTCGGTGGTGAAGAGCCGGCTCCGCCGCCGCCGCCCCCGCCGCCCCCGCCGCCGCCTCCCCCGCCGCCGCCTCCCCCGCCGCCCCCGCCGCCGCCGAAGGCGCCGTGCAACACGGGCCCGTACATCGTGTTCTTCGACTTCGACAAGTCGGACATCACTGCGGAAGCCGCCGGCATCCTCAACAGCGCCGTCACCGCCTATGCGAACTGCGGCACTGCGAGCGTCATGCTGGCCGGTCACACCGACCGTGCGGGCAGCGCGAAGTACAACGAAGGGCTGGCCGAGCGTCGCAACACCTCGGTTCGCAACTACCTGACCGGCCGTGGTATCCCGGCTGCCCGCATCACCGGGCAGGCCTTCGGCGAAACCAAGCCGCGGGTCCCGACCGCCGACGGCGTGCGCGAAGCGCAGAACCGTCGCGTGGAGGTGACCTACGGTCCGGGCTCGGGCATGTAAGCCCAGCCTTCCAGGCTACAGAAAGAGGGGCCGGAGAAATCCGGCCCCTTTTTTGTTGGCCGGAGCATGGTCGGGCACGGGAGCGCGTGTCGCAACCTTGTTTGCAGACTCCACCGACAGCGCATCCCTATCGACCGATGGGCGCACAACGGCATGACACGGAAAAACGCGCCGCAGCACGGGTGAGCCCCGCGCTGCGGCGCGCTTTCTTGTGTGTGTGTGGAACGCCCCGTTGGCTATGCCGCCGAGGCGGCCGCCGCGCGCTCGGCCATCGTCGCTTCGGCTTGCGGCAGGGCCCGATAGGCCCAGATCAGCAGCGCCAGCGAGATCGGCGCCACCCCGATCAGCGACAGCACGCCGGTCCGCATGCTCCCGCTCAGCTCCGAGATCTGGCCGACCATGTAAGGCCCTAGCCCCAGCCCGACGAGCGTCGTCGCCAGGAAGAATGACGCCGTGGCTGTGCCCCGCATATGGGGCAGGACAAGATCCTGCGTCGTGGCGGCAGCTGCGCCCAGGGCGGTCGCGGCAAACATACCGGCCAGGAAGTTCATCAGGTAGAACACCAGCGCGCTCTCGGTGGTGAAGCCGACCCAGATCGGGATCACCGGGGCGAGAATGCCGAACATGATCACGAGAATCCGGCCCGAAGGATTGCGGGCGCGCAGCCAGTCGGACATGCGCCCGCCGAGGATCACCCCCAGAAAGCCCGACACGGCGCCGTTGCCACCCAGCACGAGGGCCAGTTCCGCCTTCGGCAGCGCGAGCACGGTCTCGGCATAGGGCGCCGCCCAGAAGGCCAGCGCATAGGCGCCGAGCGAGACCAGCCCGTAGCCGAGCGCGGTGCAGATGAAGGCCGGCGTTCCCCAGATCAGGCTGAACGTCGCCGGGTCATGCCGGCGCAGGGTCGCGGCCCAAGAGAACACCGCATAATAGCCGAAGGCGATCGCCGACCATTGCGGCAGGTTGCCGGTCAGCTCGATCATCACCAGCGCAAGCGCGGTCATCGCCGCGGCCATGGCGATGTTGACGATAAGCGCCTTCGGTCCGCGCCGCATCGCGTGGTAGAAGGTGAGCGGCGGCAGCAGCATCGACAGGTCGACGAAGAAGTCGGCCAGCGGGTGCCGCCCCCCCGTCCGGCCCGGATCCGGCGCACGCACAGGCTCGCGCAGCGAGGCCACCCACACGGCCAGCAGCAGCCCCGGCACGCCCACGGCGATGAACGCCGCCTGCCATCCCACCAGCCCCGCCAGACCGCCGCCCGGATAGGCCGCGTCCCAGAGCTGCGAGATCTTCGCGCCGATCAGCAGCGACACCCCTCCCCCGAGATACAGGCCCGAGGAATAGATCGCGAGCGCGGTCGCCCGCTGGCGCGAAGGAAAATAGTCGGAGATCAGCGAATAGGCCGTCGGGCTCGCCGTCGCCTCGCCCACCCCGACGCCCATGCGGGCGAGCGACAGCGTCAGGTAATTGCGCGCCAGCCCCGACAGCGCGGTCATGGTCGACCAGAGCACCAGACCGATCGTCAGCAGCCGCACCCGGTGCCAGCGGTCCGCCAGCCGGCCGAGCGGCACCCCGAACAGCGCGTAGAACACCGCGAAGGCCGCGCCTCCGAGAAAGCCCAGCTGTCCGTCGGTCAACTCGAGGTCGCGCTTGATGTCGACGGCGAGGATCGAGAGGATCTGCCGGTCGATGAAGTTGAGGATGTAGACCACCACCAGAACGCCCAGCACATACCAGCTGTAGGCGGATGCAGGTTGTTCGCTGCGGCTGGCGGCAGCCGTCGTGTCCTCGGTCAAAGCTGATCCCCTCTCTCGGATAGTCCCATGGCCCGGACGGGCCCGCCCTTTCAGGCGTTGTAGGCGGTGCTATCGACAATCCCCGCCTCGGCAAAACCCTTTTTCCGCAAGCGGCAGGAATCGCACAGCCCGCAGGCGCGCCCCTCGGGCGTCGGGTCGTAGCACGACCAGCTCCACGCCGGATCGAGCCCCAGCCGCGCGCATTCGCGGGCGATGTCCGCCTTGGTCATGTGCTGGAGCGGCGCGTGGATCGTGAAGGGTGCGCCCTCCACCCCCGCCTTGGTGCCGAGCCGCGCGGTCTCGGCGAAGCTGGCGATGAATTCCGGCCGACAATCGGGATAGCCCGAATAGTCCAGCGCATTGACCCCGATGAACACGTCGCGCGCCCCCGCCGCCTCCGCACAGGCGGTGGTCAGCGCGAGGAACACGAGGTTGCGCGCCGGCACGTAGGTTACCGGGATATCGTCCCCCACCCCGCCTTTGGGCACATCGATCGCATCGGTGAGCGCCGAGCCGCCGAAGGCGCGCAGGTCGAGCGCGATCTGGGTGTGACGGGCAAGGCCCAGCTTCCCGGCAATGCGCGCGGCCGATTGCAGCTCGAGCTTGTGGCGCTGTCCGTAATCGACCGTCAGCGCGTGGACGGCGAAGCCCGCTTCCTGCGCCAGCGCAGCCGTCACCATCGAATCCAGCCCGCCCGACAGCAGCACCACGGCCAAGGGCTTGGTTTGTCCCGGTTCACTCATGCGCGCGGCCCTAACACGGCGGCGGGCAAAGGCAATGGAGCCGCCTCAGCACGGCCCAGTGCGGCGGGCCTCGGCGGTCATCTGGAACGGCATCCCGTCGTGAATGCCCTGGCTTTCGAGCTGCACGAGCGCGCCCGTCTCGCGGCGGATGCTGGTGCGGCCATAGCCGTTGCCGGGGCAGGTGTATTGCACCGTCACCCGCGCCGCGTCGTCTTCGACCACAAAACGGCTGCAGCCGCTCTCGCGGTGCATCAGCTGGATCAGCTCGGCCCCGGACTTGAGGCAGATCTTCCGGTCCGCCGCGCCGCCGCGCTGCTTGATCGTCCATTCGCCCTTGGTCAGCGTGCCGAGCATGGCGAGCCCGGCCCCCTGCGCGAGCACAGGCACGGCGAGGCACAGCGCCGCACCGGCAGCCGCGAGGCCCCACGGCGCCAGCCTGCGTATCCGGGTTGTGTTTGCGTCGGTCATCCCGTTCCTCTTGCCAGCTTTCGGCAGCTGCGAATTGCAAAAATTGGCCTTCGGGTACGAAAATGCCCGGCCTTTTCGACGAAGGATCAGATCGCGAGGGCGAAGGTCTTCGAGCAGAAGGCGCAGTCGACCGCGATCACCCCGTCGGGGCCCCGCATGTCTTCCTGTTCCTCGGGCGGGAAGCGGGCGATGATCGCCTCGTAATGCGCCGCGGTGCAGCGGCATCCGCGCGAAAGCGCCGCGCCGGGCAGCACCCGCACTTCCTCCTCCTCGTGAAATAGCCGCCAGGCGATCGCCTCGAGCGACAGCTCCGGATCGAGCAGCTCGTCGTGGCTGATCGAGCCCGCCATTACGGCGACGTGCTCCCAGTCGGGATGATCCATCCGCACGTGGAGCCGCTCGCGCCCCTCCTCGCCGTCGGGCAGGTGCTGGACCAGCAGGCCCGCCGCCGTCCGTCCGCCCGCGCCTGCACGACTGGCGACCCGGATCAGCGTCGGGATCTGTTCCGACTGGCCGAAATAGCTCTCGCACGCCTCGGCGAGGCTGTCGCCCTCGAGCGGCACGATCCCCTGATAGCGCTGGCGCCCTTCGGTCTCGAAGGTGATCGCGAGATAGCCTTCCCCGAACAGCGCCGAAAGGCTCGGGTTCGCGCCCAGCGCGGCCAGCCGCTCGCCATCGAACTCGGCATAGCCGCGCACCGCGCCGGCGCGATAGTCGCACACCAGCAGGCTCACGATCCCGCCCCGGGTCTGGGCCTGCATGGTCATCTGCGCCTCTTCGCCCTTGAGCAGCCCGCCCATCAGCGCGCCCAGCACCAGCGCCTCGCCCAGCAGATGCGTGATCGGCGCGGGATAGTCATGGGCCGAGAGCACCTGCTCCAGCACGCTGTCCATCCGCACGATCCGCCCGCGCGCATTGCGCCCCGGCAGGGTGAAGCCCATCAGCGTGTCGGCGAAGGTCTCGGCAATATCGGTCGTGTCAGCCATGACGCGCCATATGGGGATACTTCGTGTCAGGCGAAAGACCCCGCTTGATCGCGCTCAGTCGCCGAGCAACCCGAAACTCCACAACAGCACCGATTTCTGCGCGTGGATGCGGTTCTCCGCCTCGTCGAACACCACCGACTGCGGGCCTTCGAACACGTCCTCGCTGACTTCCTCGCCGACATGGGCCGGGAGGCAGTGGAGGAACACCGCGTCGGGCTTGGCCAGCGCCATCAGGTCGGCATTGACCTGATAGGGCGCCATCGCCGCGAGCTTCGCCTCGGCGTGGGCCTGCCCCATCGAGATCCAGGTGTCGGTGACGATCACGTCCGCCCCGCGCGCGGCGGCGGCAGCGTCCTGCGTCAGCGTGACCACCGCCCCGCGCTCGCGCGCGAGTGCGACGAAGGCGGGATCGGGTTCGTAGCCGGCCGGGGTCGCGACGCGGACGTTGAACTTCATCAGCCCCGCCGCCTCGAGGATCGAGTGGAGCACGTTGTTCCCGTCCCCAAACCACGCAACCTCCAGCCCGGGCAGGGCCTTGCCGTGCTCGATCACCGTCAGCAGGTCGGCGACGATCTGGCAGGGGTGCGACATGTCCGTGAGGCCGTTGATCACCGGCACCGTCGCGTGGGCCGCCATCTCCTCGATCTTGGCGTGATCGTCGGTGCGCAGCATGATGCCGTCAACCATCCGGCTGAGCACGCGGGCGGTGTCGGCGATGGTCTCTCCCCGTCCCAGCTGGCTCGAAGCCGAATCGAGCAGCAGCACCGTGCCGCCCAGCTGGCGCATCGCGATGTCGAAGCTGACGCGGGTGCGGGTCGAGTTCTTCTCGAACACCAGCGCCAGCACGCGGCCCGCAAGCGGCGCGTCGGCATCGGGCGCACCCTTGGGCAGCCCGGAACGCGCCGCCTTGCGGTCCAGCGCGTCATTGATCATGGCCGCGATCGCATCGCCCCCGGCATCGCCGAGGTCGAGGAAGTGCCGCATCCGCCCCCGTGCGCCGCTCATGCCGCCTCGGGCACCTTGAAGGTGGCCGCACCGGCGGACAGCTTGTCGAAGAACTCGTCGATTTCGGCATCGCCGATCACCAGCGGCGGGATGATGCGGATGGTGTTGTCGCCCGCGGCCACGGTCAGCAGCTGGTGGTTGTCGCGCAGGTGCACATAGAAGGGGCGGCTTTCCATCTTCATCTTGAGGCCGAGCATCAGGCCCTTGCCCCGCACCAGCTCGAACAGCTCGGGGTAGTTGCCGATGAACTGTTCGAGCCGCGCGCGCAGGCGCTCGCCCTTCTCGGCAACCTCGCTCAGGAAGGCCTCGTTCGCCACGGCCTCCATCACCGCCGTCCCCGCCGCCATCGCCAGCGGGTTGCCGCCATAGGTCGATCCGTGGGTGCCGAAGGTCATGCCGCGCGCGGCTTTCTCGGTGGCGATGCAGGCGCCGAGCGGGAAGCCGCCGCCGATGCCCTTGGCGGTCGCCATGATGTCGGGCTCGATCCCGTAATGCTCGTAGGCGTAGAGCTTGCCCGTGCGCGCGACGCCGCACTGCACCTCGTCGAGCACCAGCATCAGGTCATGCTCGTCGGCGAGCTGGCGCAGGCCCTGCATGAACTCGGCCGACGCGGGGCGGATGCCGCCCTCGCCCTGGATCGGCTCGACGAGGAAACCCGCCGTGTGCGGACCGATGAGGGCCTTGGCGGCTTCCAGATCGTCGAAGGGCGCGTACTTGAACCCGTCCAGCAACGGCGAGAAGCCGTGGTGCATCTTGGTCTGGTTCGAGGCGCTGATGGTCGCCATCGTCCGCCCGTGGAAGGCGTTGTGGAAGGTGATCAGCTCGTAGCGTTCGGGGTTGCCGGCATCGCCCGCGTTCTGGTGATAGGCGCGCGCGGTCTTGATCGCGCATTCGACCGCTTCCGCGCCCGAATTGGTGAAGAACACCGTGTCGCCGAAGGTGGTGTCGACCAGCATCTGCGCCAGCTTCTCCCCCTGCGGGCTGCCGTAGAGGTTGGAGACATGCATCAGCGTCGCCGCCTGCCGCTGGATCGCGCCGATCAGCCCCTCGTGCGAGTGGCCGAGCAGGTTGACCGCGATGCCGCTCGCGAAATCGAGGTAGCGGGTGCCGTCCTCGTCGATGAGATGGCAGTGCTCGCCGCGCACCGGCCGGACACCGCAACGCGGATAGACGGGCATGAGCGGAGTGATCGACATGATGCTGTTTCCTGAGAATGAGATTCGGGGGTCTGAAACGCAAATGGCGGCCCTGATCCAGAGCCGCCATCTGCATTCCGTTTAATCTTCCGGCTCCCCATGGTCAAACCGCGGGGATCGGGTTGCGGCCGGGTCAGCCTTCGATCGGTGCCAGATTGACGGCGGAGTACTTTCCGCGTCGATCGACTTCGAGATCGAATTCGTAGCGCTCGCCCTCGTTGATGCCCGAAAGGCCCGAACGCTCGACCGCGCTGATGTGGACGAAGGCGTCCGGCTGGCCGTCATCGCGCACGAGGAAGCCGAAGCCCTTCATCGCGTTGAAGAACTTGACTGTGCCCTTGGCGCGCTCGCCCGTCAGCTCGCGCTGGGGTGCGGCGGGCTTGGCCGCCACGGCGATCACGTCACCCACGACCTGGAGGTCCTGCGCCGACACCTTGCCGCCGCGGTCCACGAGGTTGTACTGGAGCTCCTGCCCCTCGGCGAGGCCTTCGAGGCCGGCACGCTCGACTGCGGAGATGTGCACGAACACATCCTCGCCGCCGCCTTCCTGCTGGATGAAGCCGAAGCCCTTCTGGCTGTTGAAGAACTTCACCGTGCCCTTGCCGGTGCCGACGATCTGGGCGGGCATGCGGCTGAATCCGCCGCCACCGCCACCACCGCCGCCACGCGGGCCGCCGCCGAAGCCGCCGCCACCGCCGCGCGGGCCGCCGCCACCGCCACCGCCGTAGCGATCGCCGCCGCCGCCGCCGCCGTAGCGGTCACCACCGCCGAAACGGTCGCCGCCGCGGTCGCCGAAGTCGCGCGGGGGCGGAAAACCGTCCATCCCGCCGCCAAACGGATCGAAGCCATCTTCGCCGAAACCGTCGCGCTTGTCGCGGCCGCGCCGGCGTCCCCTATCGTAACCCATAGATCAGTACGTACCTTGCCACACTGCCCGTCCTCCATTGTGCCGATGTCGTGGACAGTGAGCCGCACCGGACACAGACGCGCCGATCTTGTGGTCCGGAGCGCACGTTCCTGAAGGTATAGCGCACAAAAGCTTGCTTTGCGAACGAAATTACCGGCCCGCCATCGGCATCGCGCCACGCCCGGCCGGCGATGCTTGTGCAAGGGCCGGGCTTTGGGCATGAACGGGGCAAGAGGCCCGGTCAAAAGCAGGACAAACCATGAGCGATTTTCGCCGCATCAACGAGAATATGCTGGTCAGCCCGCAACTTGCGCTGGAGGATATCGCTGCCGCAGCAGCACAGGGCGTGACGACCATCGTCAACAACCGCCCCGACGGCGAGGAGCCCTCCGCCCCCCAGAGTGACGCGATCGAAGCCGCCGCCGCCGCCGCGGGGCTCAACTATGTTGCGATTCCCGTCGGCCACGCCGGCTTCAGCGAGCCGCAGGTCGACGCCATGATCGCCGCGATGGAGCAGGCCGAGGGCCCGATTCTCGCCTATTGCCGCTCGGGCACGCGATCGACCCTGCTGTGGGCGCTGGCGAGCGCGAAGCTGGGCGAGGACCCTGACGCCATCGCTCGCGCCGCTGCACAGGCGGGCTACGACGTGAGCCCGATTCGCACCATGATCGACATGCTCGCCGCGCGCTGAGGCGCCTGCCTGTGGACTTGCTGGTCCAGACCGCCGGTTCGCTCGCCGCGATCCTCGCGTTGGCCGGGCTCGCCTGGTGGATGAAGCTGGGCGGAACGCCGCGGCTGGAGAGCGAGGATGCCGTGCGCCATGCCGCGGGCGAGGTCGAGGACGGGTTCGATCCCGTCACCTGGTCGTGGGATGCCGAGGGTGCAGGCGCGCTGGCCCGCGACGCCGAGGGGCGGATCATGGTCATCCGTCGCCACGGCAACCGTTTCGCGGGGCGCATTCTCGGCCCCGCAGCACAGGCGCAGGCATCGGGCGGCACGCTCGTCGTCGACCCGGGCGAGCGGCGCTTCGGCACCCTCTCCCTCGCCCTTTCCGACGCCCAGGCTTGGGCCGCGGCGATCAATCGGATAGACGGGCGGCAGGATGCCTGACTTCAGCCCCACCCAATATGCCGTGCCGCTGTTCGTGGTGGCGGTGCTTGCCGAGATGATCTGGGCGAAATTCCGCGCGCCCGAGGCCTACGAGCCGAAGGACACGCTCGTCAGCCTTGCCTTCGGCCTCGGTTCGACAGTGGCGGGCGCGCTGCTCGGCGGTTTTGCGCTCGCCTTGTTCATCAAGGCCTACGAATACCGCATCTTCGACTTCGGACCTGAATGGTGGGCGGTGGGGTGGGCCTGGCCGGTGTGCTTCGTGCTCGACGATCTCAAGTATTATTGGGTCCACCGCGCCGGGCACCGAATCCGCTGGATGTGGGCGAGCCACGTGAATCACCACTCCAGCCAGCACTACAACCTGTCGACCGCGCTCAGGCAGACCTGGACCGGATCGCTGACCTTCGGCTTCCTCTTCGCGGTG encodes:
- a CDS encoding Hsp33 family molecular chaperone HslO, with the protein product MADTTDIAETFADTLMGFTLPGRNARGRIVRMDSVLEQVLSAHDYPAPITHLLGEALVLGALMGGLLKGEEAQMTMQAQTRGGIVSLLVCDYRAGAVRGYAEFDGERLAALGANPSLSALFGEGYLAITFETEGRQRYQGIVPLEGDSLAEACESYFGQSEQIPTLIRVASRAGAGGRTAAGLLVQHLPDGEEGRERLHVRMDHPDWEHVAVMAGSISHDELLDPELSLEAIAWRLFHEEEEVRVLPGAALSRGCRCTAAHYEAIIARFPPEEQEDMRGPDGVIAVDCAFCSKTFALAI
- a CDS encoding cold-shock protein yields the protein MGYDRGRRRGRDKRDGFGEDGFDPFGGGMDGFPPPRDFGDRGGDRFGGGDRYGGGGGGDRYGGGGGGGPRGGGGGFGGGPRGGGGGGGGGFSRMPAQIVGTGKGTVKFFNSQKGFGFIQQEGGGEDVFVHISAVERAGLEGLAEGQELQYNLVDRGGKVSAQDLQVVGDVIAVAAKPAAPQRELTGERAKGTVKFFNAMKGFGFLVRDDGQPDAFVHISAVERSGLSGINEGERYEFDLEVDRRGKYSAVNLAPIEG
- the argF gene encoding ornithine carbamoyltransferase, whose product is MSGARGRMRHFLDLGDAGGDAIAAMINDALDRKAARSGLPKGAPDADAPLAGRVLALVFEKNSTRTRVSFDIAMRQLGGTVLLLDSASSQLGRGETIADTARVLSRMVDGIMLRTDDHAKIEEMAAHATVPVINGLTDMSHPCQIVADLLTVIEHGKALPGLEVAWFGDGNNVLHSILEAAGLMKFNVRVATPAGYEPDPAFVALARERGAVVTLTQDAAAAARGADVIVTDTWISMGQAHAEAKLAAMAPYQVNADLMALAKPDAVFLHCLPAHVGEEVSEDVFEGPQSVVFDEAENRIHAQKSVLLWSFGLLGD
- a CDS encoding TIGR01244 family sulfur transferase; this translates as MSDFRRINENMLVSPQLALEDIAAAAAQGVTTIVNNRPDGEEPSAPQSDAIEAAAAAAGLNYVAIPVGHAGFSEPQVDAMIAAMEQAEGPILAYCRSGTRSTLLWALASAKLGEDPDAIARAAAQAGYDVSPIRTMIDMLAAR
- a CDS encoding aspartate aminotransferase family protein, which translates into the protein MSITPLMPVYPRCGVRPVRGEHCHLIDEDGTRYLDFASGIAVNLLGHSHEGLIGAIQRQAATLMHVSNLYGSPQGEKLAQMLVDTTFGDTVFFTNSGAEAVECAIKTARAYHQNAGDAGNPERYELITFHNAFHGRTMATISASNQTKMHHGFSPLLDGFKYAPFDDLEAAKALIGPHTAGFLVEPIQGEGGIRPASAEFMQGLRQLADEHDLMLVLDEVQCGVARTGKLYAYEHYGIEPDIMATAKGIGGGFPLGACIATEKAARGMTFGTHGSTYGGNPLAMAAGTAVMEAVANEAFLSEVAEKGERLRARLEQFIGNYPELFELVRGKGLMLGLKMKMESRPFYVHLRDNHQLLTVAAGDNTIRIIPPLVIGDAEIDEFFDKLSAGAATFKVPEAA